One Xyrauchen texanus isolate HMW12.3.18 chromosome 34, RBS_HiC_50CHRs, whole genome shotgun sequence genomic window carries:
- the c1qb gene encoding complement C1q subcomponent subunit B, whose translation MEFIFMSAPAVLRFSIVLWMVALSVSETCDGFRGFPGRPGIPGAHGAYGKDGLKGEKGDPGDDGVPMIGPKGEPGADGFPGRSGLMGDEGIPGQPGPPGLKGEKGDITGDDSSDLYSVFSYTKSPKTQLVHPNKPIIFSNSLINIDGDELLSDGVFRVLIAGMYYISYHVSASQSACLKIQVGEEEMIRFCEAPGNVLVTAGSLVLPLKIDDTVSIQTTVPSTINSRETDCIFTGFLLFPMNV comes from the exons CCTGCCGTGCTGCGATTCAGTATTGTGTTGTGGATGGTGGCTCTCTCTGTGTCAGAAACATGTGATGGCTTCAGGGGTTTCCCTGGAAGACCAGGTATTCCAGGAGCTCATGGTGCTTATGGGAAGGATGGTCTAAAAGGGGAGAAAGGAGATCCAG GTGATGATGGCGTGCCGATGATCGGGCCAAAAGGTGAGCCGGGAGCTGATGGTTTTCCAGGCAGATCGGGTCTGATGGGGGACGAGGGGATTCCAGGGCAACCAGGACCACCGGGTTTGAAAGGAGAGAAGGGGGATATAACTGGGGATGACTCTTCAGATCTGTATTCTGTTTTCTCTTACACAAAAAGTCCTAAGACACAGCTGGTTCATCcaaacaaaccaataatatttagtAACTCACTAATCAACATTGATGGCGATGAGCTCCTGTCTGATGGTGTCTTCAGAGTACTAATAGCTGGCATGTATTACATCAGCTACCACGTGTCTGCCTCCCAGTCTGCTTGCCTAAAAATTCAGGTGGGGGAGGAGGAGATGATCAGGTTTTGTGAAGCTCCTGGAAATGTACTGGTGACAGCAGGGTCTTTGGTACTGCCACTGAAGATAGATGACACAGTGTCTATACAAACCACTGTCCCTAGCACTATCAATAGTAGAGAAACTGACTGCATTTTTACCGGTTTCTTGCTCTTCCCAATGAATGTGTGA